The Caretta caretta isolate rCarCar2 chromosome 10, rCarCar1.hap1, whole genome shotgun sequence genome has a window encoding:
- the LINGO1 gene encoding leucine-rich repeat and immunoglobulin-like domain-containing nogo receptor-interacting protein 1 isoform X1, translating to MQVRDRMIAGEVSMHSPILACWQPILLLMLGSVLSGSATGCPPRCECSAQERSVLCHRKRFLAVPEGIPTETRLLDLGKNRIKTLNQDEFANYPHLEELELNENIISAIEPGAFNNLFNLRTLGLRSNRLKLIPLGVFTGLSNLTKLDISENKIVILLDYMFQDLYNLKSLEVGDNDLVYISHRAFSGLNSLEQLTLEKCNLTSIPTEALSHLHGLIVLRLRHLNINAIRDYSFRRLYRLKVLEISHWPYLDTMTSNCLYGLNLTSLSITHCNLTSIPYVSVRHLVYLRFLNLSYNPILTIEGSMLHDLLRLQEIQLVGGQLTVVEPYAFRGLNYLRILNVSGNLLTTLEESAFHSVGNLETLILDNNPLACDCRLLWVFRRRWRLNFNKQQPTCSTPEFVQGKEFKDFPDVLLPNYFTCRRARIRDRKPQQIFVDEGHTVHFVCRADGDPPPTIMWLSPRKHLISTKTNGRLTVFPDGTLEVRYAQIQDNGTYLCIASNAGGNDTMLAHLHVRSYSPDWPHQPNKTFAFISNQPNESDANSTRATVPFPFDIKTLIIATTMGFISFLGVVLFCLVLLFLWSRGKGNTKHNIEIEYVPRKSDAGISSADAPRKFNMKMI from the coding sequence GTGAGAGATAGGATGATAGCTGGGGAGGTGAGCATGCATAGCCCAATTCTGGCCTGCTGGCAGCCTATCCTCCTCCTGATGCTGGGATCCGTCCTCTCCGGCTCTGCCACGGGCTGCCCGCCCCGCTGCGAGTGCTCTGCCCAGGAGCGCTCTGTGCTGTGCCATCGAAAGCGATTCCTTGCTGTACCCGAGGGGATCCCTACTGAAACTCGGCTCCTGGACTTGGGTAAGAACCGAATCAAGACTCTCAACCAGGATGAATTTGCCAACTACCCTCACTTGGAGGAGCTGGAGTTAAACGAGAACATTATCAGTGCCATTGAGCCTGGGGCTTTCAACAACCTCTTCAACCTCAGGACTCTGGGTCTCAGGAGTAACCGACTCAAGCTCATCCCCTTGGGGGTGTTTACCGGACTGAGCAATCTTACCAAGCTAGACATTAGTGAGAACAAAATTGTGATCCTTCTAGACTACATGTTCCAGGACTTGTACAACCTGAAGTCTTTGGAGGTTGGGGACAATGATCTGGTCTATATCTCCCACCGGGCCTTTAGCGGCCTCAATAGCTTGGAGCAGCTGACCCTGGAGAAATGCAATTTGACCTCCATCCCCACAGAGGCGCTGTCTCACTTGCACGGCTTGATTGTGCTGAGGCTGCGCCACCTGAACATCAATGCCATCAGGGATTACTCATTTAGGAGGCTCTACAGGCTTAAGGTCCTTGAGATCTCCCACTGGCCCTATCTGGATACCATGACGTCCAACTGCCTCTATGGACTGAACCTGACGTCCTTGTCCATCACCCACTGCAATCTGACTTCCATCCCTTACGTCTCTGTCAGGCACTTAGTTTATCTCAGGTTCCTGAACCTGTCCTACAACCCCATCCTCACCATTGAGGGCTCCATGCTGCATGACCTGCTCCGGCTGCAGGAGATCCAGCTGGTGGGTGGGCAGCTCACCGTTGTGGAGCCCTACGCCTTCAGAGGCCTCAACTACTTGCGCATCCTGAATGTCTCCGGGAACCTGCTGACCACACTGGAGGAGTCAGCCTTCCACTCGGTGGGGAACCTGGAGACGCTCATTTTGGATAACAACCCCTTGGCCTGCGACTGCCGGCTGCTTTGGGTTTTCCGACGCCGCTGGAGGTTGAACTTCAACAAGCAGCAGCCCACCTGCTCCACCCCTGAGTTCGTCCAGGGGAAGGAGTTCAAGGATTTCCCTGACGTGCTCCTGCCCAACTATTTCACCTGCCGCCGGGCACGCATACGGGACCGCAAGCCGCAGCAGATCTTTGTGGATGAGGGCCATACGGTACATTTTGTCTGCCGGGCAGATGGGGATCCACCTCCCACGATCATGTGGCTCTCTCCCAGGAAGCACCTCATCTCTACCAAAACCAATGGGCGGCTCACTGTCTTTCCCGATGGCACTCTGGAGGTGCGCTACGCCCAGATCCAGGACAATGGCACCTACCTATGCATCGCCAGCAATGCAGGTGGCAATGACACCATGCTGGCGCACCTTCACGTGCGGAGCTACTCCCCAGATTGGCCCCACCAGCCCAACAAGACCTTTGCTTTCATCTCCAACCAACCCAACGAGAGCGACGCCAACAGCACGCGCGCCACCGTGCCTTTCCCCTTCGACATCAAGACTCTCATCATCGCCACCACCATGGGATTCATCTCCTTCCTGGGCGTGGTGCTCTTCTGTCTGGTGCTTCTCTTCCTGTGGAGCCGGGGGAAAGGCAACACGAAGCACAACATCGAGATCGAGTACGTGCCGCGCAAGTCTGACGCCGGCATCAGCTCCGCCGACGCGCCACGCAAGTTCAACATGAAAATGATCTAA
- the LINGO1 gene encoding leucine-rich repeat and immunoglobulin-like domain-containing nogo receptor-interacting protein 1 isoform X2 produces MIAGEVSMHSPILACWQPILLLMLGSVLSGSATGCPPRCECSAQERSVLCHRKRFLAVPEGIPTETRLLDLGKNRIKTLNQDEFANYPHLEELELNENIISAIEPGAFNNLFNLRTLGLRSNRLKLIPLGVFTGLSNLTKLDISENKIVILLDYMFQDLYNLKSLEVGDNDLVYISHRAFSGLNSLEQLTLEKCNLTSIPTEALSHLHGLIVLRLRHLNINAIRDYSFRRLYRLKVLEISHWPYLDTMTSNCLYGLNLTSLSITHCNLTSIPYVSVRHLVYLRFLNLSYNPILTIEGSMLHDLLRLQEIQLVGGQLTVVEPYAFRGLNYLRILNVSGNLLTTLEESAFHSVGNLETLILDNNPLACDCRLLWVFRRRWRLNFNKQQPTCSTPEFVQGKEFKDFPDVLLPNYFTCRRARIRDRKPQQIFVDEGHTVHFVCRADGDPPPTIMWLSPRKHLISTKTNGRLTVFPDGTLEVRYAQIQDNGTYLCIASNAGGNDTMLAHLHVRSYSPDWPHQPNKTFAFISNQPNESDANSTRATVPFPFDIKTLIIATTMGFISFLGVVLFCLVLLFLWSRGKGNTKHNIEIEYVPRKSDAGISSADAPRKFNMKMI; encoded by the coding sequence ATGATAGCTGGGGAGGTGAGCATGCATAGCCCAATTCTGGCCTGCTGGCAGCCTATCCTCCTCCTGATGCTGGGATCCGTCCTCTCCGGCTCTGCCACGGGCTGCCCGCCCCGCTGCGAGTGCTCTGCCCAGGAGCGCTCTGTGCTGTGCCATCGAAAGCGATTCCTTGCTGTACCCGAGGGGATCCCTACTGAAACTCGGCTCCTGGACTTGGGTAAGAACCGAATCAAGACTCTCAACCAGGATGAATTTGCCAACTACCCTCACTTGGAGGAGCTGGAGTTAAACGAGAACATTATCAGTGCCATTGAGCCTGGGGCTTTCAACAACCTCTTCAACCTCAGGACTCTGGGTCTCAGGAGTAACCGACTCAAGCTCATCCCCTTGGGGGTGTTTACCGGACTGAGCAATCTTACCAAGCTAGACATTAGTGAGAACAAAATTGTGATCCTTCTAGACTACATGTTCCAGGACTTGTACAACCTGAAGTCTTTGGAGGTTGGGGACAATGATCTGGTCTATATCTCCCACCGGGCCTTTAGCGGCCTCAATAGCTTGGAGCAGCTGACCCTGGAGAAATGCAATTTGACCTCCATCCCCACAGAGGCGCTGTCTCACTTGCACGGCTTGATTGTGCTGAGGCTGCGCCACCTGAACATCAATGCCATCAGGGATTACTCATTTAGGAGGCTCTACAGGCTTAAGGTCCTTGAGATCTCCCACTGGCCCTATCTGGATACCATGACGTCCAACTGCCTCTATGGACTGAACCTGACGTCCTTGTCCATCACCCACTGCAATCTGACTTCCATCCCTTACGTCTCTGTCAGGCACTTAGTTTATCTCAGGTTCCTGAACCTGTCCTACAACCCCATCCTCACCATTGAGGGCTCCATGCTGCATGACCTGCTCCGGCTGCAGGAGATCCAGCTGGTGGGTGGGCAGCTCACCGTTGTGGAGCCCTACGCCTTCAGAGGCCTCAACTACTTGCGCATCCTGAATGTCTCCGGGAACCTGCTGACCACACTGGAGGAGTCAGCCTTCCACTCGGTGGGGAACCTGGAGACGCTCATTTTGGATAACAACCCCTTGGCCTGCGACTGCCGGCTGCTTTGGGTTTTCCGACGCCGCTGGAGGTTGAACTTCAACAAGCAGCAGCCCACCTGCTCCACCCCTGAGTTCGTCCAGGGGAAGGAGTTCAAGGATTTCCCTGACGTGCTCCTGCCCAACTATTTCACCTGCCGCCGGGCACGCATACGGGACCGCAAGCCGCAGCAGATCTTTGTGGATGAGGGCCATACGGTACATTTTGTCTGCCGGGCAGATGGGGATCCACCTCCCACGATCATGTGGCTCTCTCCCAGGAAGCACCTCATCTCTACCAAAACCAATGGGCGGCTCACTGTCTTTCCCGATGGCACTCTGGAGGTGCGCTACGCCCAGATCCAGGACAATGGCACCTACCTATGCATCGCCAGCAATGCAGGTGGCAATGACACCATGCTGGCGCACCTTCACGTGCGGAGCTACTCCCCAGATTGGCCCCACCAGCCCAACAAGACCTTTGCTTTCATCTCCAACCAACCCAACGAGAGCGACGCCAACAGCACGCGCGCCACCGTGCCTTTCCCCTTCGACATCAAGACTCTCATCATCGCCACCACCATGGGATTCATCTCCTTCCTGGGCGTGGTGCTCTTCTGTCTGGTGCTTCTCTTCCTGTGGAGCCGGGGGAAAGGCAACACGAAGCACAACATCGAGATCGAGTACGTGCCGCGCAAGTCTGACGCCGGCATCAGCTCCGCCGACGCGCCACGCAAGTTCAACATGAAAATGATCTAA